The Citrifermentans bemidjiense Bem genome window below encodes:
- a CDS encoding triphosphoribosyl-dephospho-CoA synthase, producing MRSELPTLSLNLVRGAFMELYLTPKPGLVDLNDSGSHRDLTLHRMETSLKIVSAYLAEVADSLARGEELAAQVRLGVAAEAAMLQRAGTNCHKGYIFLSGLLLCAGSQVARRDEGELSAAVGRLAKRFFDRPHPQPTNGSRIRNSSEAQGVMGEALAGFPSLFGAALPAFRHEIARGGNRGTAVYAMLGRLMATVEDSTSLHRCGREGLATVREDGRKLELLVLQRGDFLGFLAERNEAYISRNLTMGGVADLLALSFAWLAHTGELDLAAS from the coding sequence ATGCGCTCTGAGCTTCCCACGCTCTCCCTGAACCTGGTGCGCGGCGCCTTCATGGAGCTCTACCTTACCCCCAAGCCGGGACTGGTCGACCTGAACGATTCCGGCTCCCACCGCGACCTCACGCTGCACCGGATGGAAACCTCCCTGAAGATCGTTTCCGCTTACCTCGCCGAAGTTGCCGACAGCCTCGCGCGGGGGGAGGAGCTGGCCGCCCAGGTGCGGCTCGGGGTGGCGGCGGAGGCAGCGATGCTTCAGAGGGCGGGGACCAACTGCCACAAGGGGTACATCTTCCTCTCCGGGCTCCTCCTTTGCGCCGGCTCGCAGGTGGCGCGCCGCGACGAGGGGGAGCTCAGCGCCGCCGTGGGGCGCCTGGCCAAGCGCTTCTTCGACCGTCCGCACCCCCAGCCGACCAACGGAAGCCGCATCCGCAACAGCTCCGAGGCACAGGGGGTGATGGGGGAGGCGCTGGCGGGGTTCCCCTCGCTCTTCGGCGCCGCACTTCCCGCCTTCAGGCACGAGATCGCCAGGGGCGGAAACCGCGGCACGGCGGTCTACGCGATGCTTGGGCGCCTGATGGCCACCGTCGAGGACAGCACGTCCCTGCACCGCTGCGGCAGGGAAGGGCTCGCGACGGTCAGGGAGGACGGGCGGAAGCTGGAACTCCTGGTGCTGCAGCGGGGCGACTTCCTCGGTTTTCTTGCCGAAAGGAACGAGGCCTACATCAGCCGCAACTTGACCATGGGAGGGGTCGCCGACCTCCTTGCCCTCTCCTTCGCCTGGCTCGCCCACACCGGCGAGCTTGATCTCGCCGCTTCCTGA
- a CDS encoding rhodanese-like domain-containing protein, translated as MRVFAVLFSLVLFAVAPSFATGAVNVSSAQARALLAKNAKMVVLDVRTPEEYRQAHLKGSLLIPLGDLGKRVQEIPRDRPVLVYCAVGARSQTAASFLASKGYRDVYNMADGLVGWYKNGLPLQTGSSR; from the coding sequence ATGAGAGTCTTTGCCGTACTTTTTTCCCTGGTGCTTTTTGCCGTTGCCCCCTCCTTTGCCACCGGTGCGGTCAACGTCAGCTCCGCCCAGGCCCGTGCGCTCCTGGCGAAGAACGCCAAGATGGTGGTCCTGGACGTCCGCACCCCAGAGGAGTACCGGCAGGCGCACCTGAAAGGATCGCTCCTGATACCGCTGGGCGACCTCGGCAAAAGGGTGCAGGAGATCCCGCGGGACCGGCCGGTGCTGGTATACTGCGCCGTCGGCGCCCGCTCGCAGACCGCAGCCAGCTTCCTTGCCTCGAAGGGGTACCGCGACGTGTACAACATGGCCGACGGCCTGGTGGGATGGTACAAAAACGGGCTCCCGCTGCAGACCGGCTCTTCCCGCTGA
- a CDS encoding citrate lyase holo-[acyl-carrier protein] synthase, whose amino-acid sequence MPLDALRNSLLEARDCRQALLDGMFPTQFPATVMLSLNLPGTEKTGERAERLFQWGEKALLGALKTTDAVRGCDDLGPFAIYRTRLPSKQVKRLGISLESMHPAGRLLDLDIYDHAGRPVSRVGLDIAPRACLICPEPALACIHARRHQSEELMLRARRIIDAL is encoded by the coding sequence ATGCCGTTAGACGCGTTAAGGAATAGCCTTTTGGAGGCGAGGGACTGCCGGCAGGCCCTTCTGGACGGGATGTTCCCCACCCAGTTCCCGGCCACGGTGATGCTCTCCTTGAACCTGCCGGGGACGGAGAAGACCGGGGAGCGGGCGGAGCGCCTGTTCCAATGGGGCGAGAAGGCGCTTCTGGGCGCGCTGAAGACGACGGACGCCGTGCGCGGATGCGACGACCTCGGGCCCTTCGCCATCTACCGCACCCGCCTCCCTTCGAAACAGGTGAAGCGGCTCGGGATCTCCCTGGAGTCGATGCATCCGGCGGGAAGGCTCCTAGACCTCGACATCTACGACCATGCCGGCCGCCCCGTTTCCCGGGTCGGGCTGGATATCGCGCCCCGCGCCTGCCTCATCTGCCCCGAACCCGCCCTCGCCTGCATCCATGCCAGGCGCCACCAAAGCGAGGAGCTGATGCTGCGCGCCCGGAGGATCATCGATGCGCTCTGA
- a CDS encoding YgaP family membrane protein, which produces MYIDRLLRLIAGSFTLISLALAHYHDPRWLWFTAFIGLNLLQSGFTDWCPMMTILKKLGVSKLPPQASPK; this is translated from the coding sequence ATGTACATCGACAGGCTTTTAAGGCTCATTGCCGGGAGCTTCACCCTCATCTCGCTGGCTCTGGCCCATTACCATGACCCCCGGTGGCTCTGGTTCACCGCCTTCATCGGGCTGAACCTCTTGCAGTCCGGATTCACCGACTGGTGCCCGATGATGACCATCCTGAAAAAGCTCGGGGTGTCGAAGCTCCCGCCGCAGGCTTCCCCCAAGTGA
- a CDS encoding MBL fold metallo-hydrolase: MSCRIRILCDNSAGPLSGTLGEHGFAALVQQGEESLLFDTGAGETLLHNAQRMNVDLRSVEQVVLSHGHYDHAGGLWPLLQAAGPKKVLAHPDVFARRYVFREGAAHSVGIPYSEDFLAGLGAAFSYGDAFREILPGVFLTGEVPRLSSFEEGDAGLFCDLAGCRRDTVPDDQSLVIVTEKGLLLLLGCCHAGVVNTIELAREKTGVGEVYGVVGGCHLAFSSQPQVDATIKALKKYKVKKVSPGHCTGFHAAARLAREFPGGFKPLQVGYLLEVE, encoded by the coding sequence GTGAGTTGCCGGATCAGGATACTCTGCGACAACAGCGCCGGGCCGCTCTCCGGGACCCTCGGGGAGCACGGTTTTGCCGCCTTGGTGCAGCAGGGGGAAGAGTCGCTCCTCTTCGACACCGGCGCCGGGGAGACCCTGTTGCACAACGCCCAGCGCATGAACGTCGACCTGCGGAGCGTCGAGCAGGTGGTCCTCTCCCACGGGCATTACGACCACGCGGGGGGGCTCTGGCCGCTCCTGCAGGCGGCCGGCCCCAAGAAGGTGCTGGCGCATCCCGACGTCTTCGCCAGGCGCTACGTGTTCCGCGAGGGGGCGGCCCACTCGGTCGGCATACCCTACTCCGAGGATTTCCTCGCCGGCCTGGGGGCCGCCTTTTCCTACGGGGATGCCTTCAGGGAGATCCTGCCGGGGGTGTTCCTCACCGGGGAGGTGCCCAGGCTGTCTAGCTTCGAGGAGGGGGACGCCGGCCTTTTCTGCGACCTCGCCGGCTGCCGGCGCGATACGGTCCCGGACGACCAGTCCCTGGTCATCGTGACGGAGAAGGGGCTTTTGCTCCTTCTGGGGTGCTGCCATGCCGGGGTGGTCAACACCATCGAGCTCGCCCGGGAGAAGACCGGGGTGGGGGAGGTGTACGGGGTGGTGGGAGGATGCCATCTCGCCTTCTCCTCGCAGCCCCAGGTCGATGCCACCATCAAGGCCCTTAAGAAGTACAAGGTTAAGAAAGTCTCCCCCGGCCACTGCACCGGTTTCCACGCGGCGGCGCGTCTGGCCCGCGAATTCCCTGGCGGATTCAAGCCTCTGCAGGTAGGATACCTGCTCGAAGTCGAATAA
- a CDS encoding C-GCAxxG-C-C family protein produces MLQNTAGKIDQTVAGKVATDAEGLYRSGKMHCAEAVLAAVKNQFLPEAGDELLRLAAGFGAGSRSGCICGAVAGGTMGLGLVLDGDRRTTAEVTHELHRWFKAQYGATCCKVLSAKGKSGCPGITASVAAAVAQLLERRTCA; encoded by the coding sequence TTGTTACAGAACACAGCGGGAAAAATCGATCAGACGGTGGCCGGCAAGGTCGCCACGGATGCCGAGGGGCTCTACCGCTCGGGTAAGATGCATTGCGCCGAGGCGGTGCTTGCGGCCGTGAAGAACCAGTTCCTGCCGGAGGCGGGAGACGAGCTGTTGCGGTTGGCCGCCGGTTTCGGCGCCGGCTCCCGCTCCGGCTGCATCTGCGGCGCGGTGGCTGGGGGGACCATGGGGCTTGGGCTTGTCCTCGACGGCGACCGGCGCACGACCGCGGAAGTGACCCACGAGCTGCACCGCTGGTTCAAGGCACAGTACGGGGCCACCTGCTGCAAGGTGCTCTCCGCCAAAGGAAAAAGCGGCTGCCCCGGCATCACCGCGAGCGTGGCGGCAGCGGTGGCGCAACTCTTGGAGCGAAGAACCTGCGCCTAG
- a CDS encoding efflux RND transporter permease subunit: protein MNNLGFAGKIARAFIDSKLTPLIVAASLLLGLYSIVATPREEEPQIVVPMVDIYFPMPGSSPKEVEERLINTFEKKIWEIKGVEYLYSVSKPGMGMITVRFLVGEDMENSLVKLYNKVMSNRNFLPPGAAEPLVVSKSIDDVPILSLTLWSDRYDHHALRRVARELCDDLQKVDNVANSEIRGGVSRELKVRLDAARLSSYALTPVAVMGALERGNVAQRAGAVSSGNRDYKLDAGSFISTPEDARRLVVSVKDGRPVYLSDVATVTDDVQEPKDYVFFGLGPAAAHKGLKGGAADYPAVTISIAKRKGANATWVAEDLLKRVEFQKGKLIPSEMQVTVTRNYGETAKDKNNELLFHMFLAAISVTILIAVFMGWRAGAVAAIAIPVTLALTMFIFNRIGYTLNRITLFALIFSIGILVDDAIVVVENIHRYFTTTRLKPLEAAVRAVDEIGNPTMLATLAVIASILPMGFVGGLMGPYMRPIPVGASMAMVFSLLIALIVTPYFAYRFMKGESHYGSEAPPDESWMTRFYRRLMGRLLHDKKVRYGFLTTVVLLLLLSLSLIYFKAVTVKMLPFDNKSELQLIVDAPEGTTLEENARMVAELGEALRKVPEVTDFQSYVGTNSPFNFNGLVRHYYLRKGPSVAEIQVNLVGKDERKGQSHDIARRIRPALKAITDRYHARIKVAEIPPGPPVISTLVAEVYGPNQQSRVEIAKKIKGIFASTPGVVDVDWYQEDDQPNLRFEVDREKAALSGVDAAQVVQTLKMAVGGTDVGIMHVPQEKEPVHINLRLPLASRSDIASLSSIYLAGSKGNVPLSELVRVVKGVEEKSLYRKNLKSVVYVTGDVAGVIEAPVYAILKMQKDIDNIPLPGGYHIEQRAATQPWSEERPGIKWDGEWHITYEVFRDLGAAFAAVMVLIYVLVVAWFRDFTTPLVIMAPIPLTLIGILPGHALMGAFFTATSMIGFIALAGIIVRNSIILIDFAELRRREGMALDEAIIDAGAIRFRPMLLTAAAVVVGSFVILFDPIFQGLALAMMCGEIASTTLSRITIPILYFMVESWKEKHKKGGEAEKQVEAQV from the coding sequence ATGAATAACTTGGGCTTCGCGGGGAAGATCGCCCGCGCCTTCATAGACTCCAAGCTGACGCCGCTCATCGTGGCCGCCTCGCTGCTGCTGGGCCTCTACTCGATCGTCGCCACGCCTCGAGAGGAGGAACCGCAGATCGTGGTTCCCATGGTGGACATCTACTTCCCCATGCCGGGCTCCTCGCCCAAGGAGGTGGAGGAACGCCTGATCAACACCTTCGAGAAGAAGATCTGGGAGATCAAGGGGGTCGAGTACCTCTACTCGGTGAGCAAGCCGGGCATGGGGATGATCACGGTCCGCTTCCTCGTGGGCGAGGACATGGAGAACTCGCTCGTCAAGCTCTACAACAAGGTGATGAGCAACCGCAACTTCCTCCCCCCCGGCGCCGCCGAACCGCTGGTGGTCTCCAAATCCATCGACGACGTCCCCATCCTCTCACTTACCCTCTGGTCGGACCGCTACGACCACCATGCCTTGAGAAGGGTGGCGAGGGAACTCTGCGACGACCTGCAGAAGGTGGACAACGTCGCCAACTCGGAAATCCGCGGGGGAGTCTCGCGCGAATTGAAGGTGAGACTGGACGCCGCCCGGCTCTCGTCCTATGCCCTCACGCCGGTCGCCGTCATGGGCGCCCTGGAGCGGGGAAACGTGGCCCAGCGCGCAGGCGCCGTCTCCTCCGGAAACCGCGACTACAAGCTCGACGCGGGGAGCTTCATCTCGACCCCGGAGGACGCCCGCAGGCTGGTGGTGAGCGTGAAGGACGGCCGCCCGGTCTACCTCTCGGACGTGGCAACGGTGACCGACGACGTCCAGGAGCCGAAGGATTACGTCTTCTTCGGCCTGGGCCCGGCGGCTGCACACAAGGGGCTCAAGGGGGGAGCGGCGGATTACCCGGCGGTCACCATATCGATCGCCAAGAGGAAGGGGGCCAACGCCACCTGGGTAGCCGAGGACCTGCTGAAACGGGTCGAGTTCCAGAAGGGTAAGCTCATCCCCTCCGAGATGCAGGTCACGGTGACCAGGAACTACGGCGAAACCGCCAAGGACAAGAACAACGAACTCCTCTTCCACATGTTCCTCGCGGCCATCTCGGTCACCATCCTCATCGCCGTCTTCATGGGTTGGCGTGCGGGCGCCGTAGCGGCCATCGCCATTCCGGTTACCCTCGCCCTCACCATGTTCATTTTCAACCGGATCGGGTACACGCTGAACCGGATCACCCTCTTCGCCCTCATCTTCTCCATCGGGATTCTGGTGGACGACGCCATCGTGGTGGTGGAGAACATCCACCGCTACTTCACCACGACCAGGCTGAAACCTCTGGAGGCCGCGGTGCGGGCGGTGGACGAGATCGGCAACCCGACCATGCTGGCCACCCTGGCCGTCATCGCCTCCATCCTCCCCATGGGGTTCGTGGGTGGGCTCATGGGGCCGTACATGCGCCCCATCCCGGTGGGGGCCTCCATGGCGATGGTCTTCTCGCTTTTGATCGCGCTCATCGTCACCCCCTATTTCGCCTACCGCTTCATGAAGGGTGAGTCCCACTACGGCAGCGAGGCGCCGCCCGACGAAAGCTGGATGACCCGCTTCTACCGGCGCCTCATGGGGAGGCTTCTGCACGACAAGAAGGTCCGCTACGGTTTCCTGACCACGGTGGTGCTCCTGCTGCTCCTCTCCCTTTCGCTGATCTACTTCAAGGCGGTGACGGTCAAGATGCTCCCCTTCGACAACAAGAGCGAGCTGCAGCTGATCGTGGACGCGCCGGAGGGGACCACGCTGGAGGAGAACGCCCGCATGGTGGCGGAGCTGGGGGAGGCGCTCAGGAAGGTCCCCGAGGTGACCGACTTCCAGAGCTACGTCGGGACCAACTCCCCCTTCAACTTCAACGGCCTCGTGCGCCACTACTACCTGCGCAAAGGGCCGAGCGTCGCCGAGATCCAGGTGAACCTGGTAGGAAAGGACGAGCGAAAGGGGCAGTCGCACGACATCGCCAGAAGGATCCGCCCGGCGCTGAAGGCGATCACGGACCGCTACCACGCGCGCATCAAGGTGGCCGAAATCCCCCCCGGGCCGCCGGTCATCTCCACCCTGGTGGCGGAGGTGTACGGCCCCAACCAGCAGAGCCGGGTGGAGATCGCCAAAAAGATCAAGGGGATCTTCGCCTCCACCCCGGGTGTGGTCGACGTGGACTGGTACCAGGAGGACGACCAGCCGAACCTGCGCTTCGAGGTGGACCGCGAGAAGGCCGCTCTCTCCGGGGTCGACGCGGCCCAGGTGGTGCAGACCCTGAAGATGGCGGTAGGGGGGACGGACGTGGGGATCATGCACGTCCCGCAGGAAAAGGAACCGGTGCACATAAACCTGAGGCTCCCGCTTGCTTCCAGAAGCGACATAGCCTCGCTCTCCTCCATCTATCTCGCAGGGAGCAAGGGTAACGTCCCGCTTTCGGAGCTGGTGCGCGTGGTGAAGGGGGTGGAGGAAAAATCGCTCTACAGAAAGAACCTGAAGAGCGTGGTCTACGTCACCGGGGACGTCGCCGGTGTGATCGAGGCGCCGGTCTATGCCATCCTCAAGATGCAGAAGGATATCGACAACATACCGCTTCCCGGCGGCTACCATATCGAGCAGCGCGCAGCAACGCAGCCCTGGAGCGAGGAGCGCCCCGGGATCAAGTGGGACGGCGAATGGCACATAACCTACGAGGTCTTCCGCGATCTGGGAGCGGCGTTTGCGGCGGTCATGGTCCTCATCTACGTCCTCGTCGTGGCCTGGTTCCGGGACTTCACTACGCCGCTCGTGATCATGGCCCCCATCCCGCTCACCCTGATCGGGATACTGCCGGGGCACGCCCTGATGGGAGCCTTCTTCACCGCCACCAGCATGATCGGCTTCATCGCGCTCGCCGGGATCATCGTCAGGAACTCCATCATCCTGATCGATTTCGCGGAGCTGCGCCGACGGGAGGGGATGGCGCTCGACGAGGCCATAATAGACGCGGGCGCGATACGCTTCCGCCCCATGCTGCTGACGGCGGCGGCGGTTGTGGTGGGGAGCTTCGTGATACTTTTCGACCCGATCTTCCAGGGGCTGGCCCTGGCCATGATGTGCGGCGAGATCGCCTCCACCACCCTTTCCCGGATCACCATCCCCATCCTGTACTTCATGGTGGAGTCCTGGAAGGAGAAGCACAAAAAGGGTGGCGAGGCGGAAAAACAGGTTGAGGCTCAGGTTTAG
- a CDS encoding class I SAM-dependent methyltransferase — protein sequence MDLREMSDAQVCRHPWETARAAAVAKLLEPYLRHGLSVLDLGCGDGYLSRTVFQDVAGSRVTAVDPNLSPEQLAMLREKGDGIAYQTELPPEKSRFDLTLLLDVLEHVPEDRAFLAQVVARHAGEGGRVLVTVPAFPALYSGHDFSLGHYRRYRLQELTRHLTCAGLAVLASGHLFGSLLLPKYLLFKVADRARGSEGVGSWSGGRMLTALLKNWLWLENSLMILLARRGVRLPGLTAWALCEKQPGGP from the coding sequence ATGGATCTCAGGGAAATGAGCGACGCGCAGGTCTGCAGGCACCCTTGGGAGACGGCCCGTGCCGCGGCCGTTGCCAAACTGCTGGAGCCGTACCTGCGCCACGGGTTGTCGGTTCTGGATCTGGGTTGTGGCGACGGCTATCTCAGCCGTACCGTTTTTCAGGATGTTGCAGGGAGCCGGGTGACGGCGGTCGACCCGAACCTGAGCCCGGAGCAACTCGCGATGCTGCGGGAAAAGGGGGACGGCATCGCCTACCAGACCGAGCTTCCCCCCGAGAAAAGCCGCTTCGACCTCACCTTGCTTTTGGACGTTCTCGAACACGTGCCGGAGGACCGGGCCTTCCTGGCCCAGGTCGTGGCGCGGCACGCGGGAGAAGGGGGACGCGTGCTGGTGACCGTCCCCGCCTTCCCGGCCCTTTACAGCGGCCACGATTTTTCGCTGGGGCATTACCGGCGCTACCGCTTGCAGGAGCTTACGCGGCACTTGACTTGCGCCGGGCTCGCCGTCCTCGCCTCGGGGCACCTCTTCGGTTCGCTCCTTCTCCCCAAGTACCTTCTTTTCAAGGTGGCAGACCGCGCCCGCGGCTCGGAGGGGGTCGGCTCTTGGAGCGGGGGGCGGATGCTCACCGCGCTCCTTAAAAACTGGCTTTGGCTGGAAAATTCCCTGATGATCCTCTTGGCGCGCCGAGGGGTGAGGCTGCCCGGACTCACCGCCTGGGCGCTGTGCGAAAAACAACCTGGCGGGCCTTGA
- a CDS encoding ATP-binding protein — translation MLNLKPEVVAQLERVLSSVEMLLPRAVKAVDWTKCHAANWRRHSFSGYLEAVKVTDNTRLEELLGCEKQKEVMINNTRQFLKGLPANNALLWGSRGTGKSSMVKALLNEYGREGLRVIQVEKEDLIYLSEIFSAVENEPYRFILLCDDLTFEVGELSYKMLKSALDGSVYSAPENVLIYVTSNRRHLLPQYETDLLGGKYVNGELQQSEAMEEKVSLSDRFGLWVPFHVFTQDRYIDAVRQCVEREAATRNLTIPWTKELELDAIQWSHDKTKRCGRTAFQFSKNWVGRYLLTQAGA, via the coding sequence ATGTTGAATCTGAAACCGGAGGTCGTTGCCCAGCTTGAGCGAGTGCTCAGCTCTGTCGAAATGCTGCTCCCCAGGGCCGTGAAAGCGGTGGACTGGACCAAGTGCCACGCCGCGAATTGGCGTCGCCATTCCTTCTCGGGATACCTCGAGGCGGTAAAGGTGACTGACAACACCAGGCTGGAAGAACTCTTAGGCTGCGAGAAGCAGAAAGAGGTGATGATCAACAACACCCGCCAGTTCCTTAAGGGGCTCCCGGCCAACAACGCGCTTTTGTGGGGTTCGCGCGGGACCGGCAAGTCCTCCATGGTGAAGGCGCTCCTGAACGAGTACGGGCGCGAGGGGCTGCGCGTGATCCAGGTGGAGAAGGAAGACCTGATCTATCTCTCCGAGATCTTCAGCGCGGTCGAGAACGAGCCTTACCGCTTCATCCTTTTGTGCGACGACCTCACCTTCGAGGTGGGGGAGCTTTCCTACAAGATGCTGAAAAGCGCGCTGGACGGCTCCGTTTATTCGGCGCCGGAAAACGTGCTGATCTACGTAACCTCCAACCGCCGCCACCTGCTCCCCCAGTACGAGACCGACCTTTTGGGGGGCAAGTACGTGAACGGCGAATTGCAGCAGAGCGAGGCGATGGAGGAGAAGGTCTCCCTTTCCGACCGCTTCGGTCTCTGGGTTCCCTTCCACGTCTTCACCCAGGACCGTTACATCGACGCGGTGCGCCAGTGCGTCGAGCGGGAGGCGGCGACCCGCAACCTCACCATCCCCTGGACCAAGGAGCTGGAACTCGATGCCATCCAGTGGTCGCACGACAAGACCAAACGCTGCGGCCGCACCGCTTTCCAGTTCTCCAAGAACTGGGTCGGGCGCTATCTGCTGACTCAGGCGGGAGCGTAA
- a CDS encoding TolC family protein — MSRKIMPLIVMYFALLAAPALGETVTLREAVHRALESNNLLKAASFQRGAAEQEVAVSKSRYLPRVQAESGVVLSNTPSSVFMMKLDEGRINPSGDFAADTLNNPSPRADFRTSVSLEQPLFDLGIGNGVRMADKNAQAADLSLQGRREEVAFRVYLAYLGVRRAQAYCSIADQALANAKEHDRLAGLREKDGLGLKSDRLRTATALSEAEQRLVSAQNDLLLSRMRLNLAAGGEQGGALDIGELPEIKEPALPQQDLVALAQQSRPDLKADETSVQLGELAVRQARDAYFPTVYARGAYQINDRDLPLGMDKDSWNLGVNLRWELFDGARRSHEKTKAELSRKAAAAVLENDRREVALQVTESVLRRQEALLRLESARRAVQDAEEGVRLVALRFGNGLSPLVELMDAEAALNRSRASLVEVENNLLASTGEVYFRAGVFLKEVIQ, encoded by the coding sequence GTGAGCCGAAAGATAATGCCGCTGATCGTAATGTACTTCGCACTCCTCGCGGCGCCGGCCTTGGGGGAGACGGTCACCCTGCGCGAGGCGGTGCACCGGGCCCTCGAGAGCAACAACCTGCTGAAGGCGGCGTCGTTCCAGCGGGGCGCGGCGGAGCAGGAGGTCGCGGTCAGCAAGAGCCGCTACCTTCCCCGCGTTCAGGCCGAAAGCGGCGTGGTTCTTTCCAATACCCCATCGAGCGTCTTCATGATGAAGCTGGACGAGGGGCGCATCAACCCTTCCGGCGACTTTGCCGCCGACACCCTCAACAACCCGTCGCCGCGCGCGGATTTCCGCACCTCGGTCTCGCTTGAGCAGCCGCTTTTCGATCTCGGGATCGGGAACGGCGTGCGCATGGCGGACAAGAACGCCCAGGCGGCAGATCTCTCCCTCCAGGGGAGGCGCGAGGAGGTTGCCTTCCGCGTCTACCTGGCCTATCTCGGGGTGCGGCGCGCCCAGGCCTACTGCAGCATCGCAGACCAGGCGCTGGCCAACGCGAAGGAGCATGATCGCCTGGCCGGGTTGCGGGAAAAGGACGGCCTGGGGCTTAAATCCGACCGGCTGCGCACCGCGACCGCGCTATCCGAGGCGGAGCAGCGGCTGGTATCGGCGCAAAACGACCTGTTGCTGTCACGCATGAGGCTGAACCTGGCGGCCGGCGGCGAGCAGGGGGGAGCGTTGGATATAGGCGAACTCCCCGAGATAAAGGAACCGGCACTGCCCCAGCAGGACCTGGTGGCGCTGGCCCAGCAAAGCCGCCCGGACCTGAAAGCGGACGAGACCTCGGTGCAACTGGGGGAACTCGCGGTACGACAGGCAAGGGACGCCTACTTCCCCACCGTTTATGCCCGGGGGGCTTACCAGATAAACGACCGCGACCTCCCGCTGGGGATGGACAAGGATTCATGGAACCTGGGGGTGAATCTGCGTTGGGAGCTCTTCGACGGCGCCAGGCGCTCCCATGAGAAGACGAAAGCCGAGCTTAGCCGCAAGGCTGCGGCGGCGGTGCTGGAAAACGACCGCAGAGAAGTGGCGCTCCAGGTGACCGAGAGCGTGCTCAGGCGCCAGGAGGCTCTGCTCAGGTTGGAGAGCGCACGGCGGGCGGTGCAGGACGCCGAGGAAGGTGTGCGCCTGGTGGCGCTCCGCTTTGGCAACGGGCTCTCCCCGCTGGTAGAGCTGATGGATGCCGAAGCGGCGTTGAACCGGTCCCGGGCCAGCCTGGTCGAGGTGGAGAACAACCTCCTCGCCTCAACCGGCGAGGTCTATTTCCGTGCGGGGGTATTTCTGAAGGAGGTCATCCAATGA
- a CDS encoding efflux RND transporter periplasmic adaptor subunit has protein sequence MRSYRAAVLALMIASALGCGKKEEHAVQQSTPPVVRGVTVAAVAAEELPEVQEAVGTVRARSSAAISARLSGSVTAVYVREGDRVGKGKLLVAIEAVESGAAAAGASSGVDEASRALSEAQARKKLADVTFERYSRLFEQQALTRQELDTRRTEQEVAAQGVARAEARLAQARQSARAAGAVAGYGRVTAPISGVVVSKQAEAGQTVFPGTPLLTVEGESGFRLEVAAPEGLLGKVKQGDRVPVSVEGVQAVGTVSEVVPVVDPASRTFTVKLDLSTGALRSGSYGKAFFKTGSRQGVAVPAQAVVERGSLTSVWAVSPEGIARLRLIRLGRNLNGRVEVISGLAAGEKVVTQGTERLVDGAKVQ, from the coding sequence ATGAGAAGCTACCGGGCCGCAGTTCTCGCCCTCATGATAGCGTCGGCTCTCGGCTGCGGGAAGAAGGAAGAGCATGCCGTCCAGCAGAGTACGCCGCCGGTGGTGCGCGGGGTGACGGTCGCCGCCGTGGCGGCCGAGGAGCTCCCCGAGGTGCAGGAGGCGGTCGGCACGGTCCGGGCCCGCTCCAGCGCGGCCATCTCCGCCAGGCTTTCGGGCAGCGTGACCGCTGTCTATGTCCGTGAAGGGGACCGGGTCGGCAAGGGGAAGCTACTGGTTGCCATCGAGGCGGTTGAAAGCGGCGCGGCGGCGGCGGGAGCGTCCTCCGGCGTCGACGAGGCGTCCCGCGCCCTCTCCGAGGCCCAGGCGCGGAAGAAACTCGCCGACGTCACCTTCGAGCGCTACAGCAGGCTCTTCGAGCAGCAGGCGTTGACTCGGCAGGAACTGGACACGCGGAGAACGGAACAGGAGGTGGCGGCGCAAGGGGTCGCCCGTGCCGAGGCAAGGCTCGCGCAGGCGCGCCAGAGCGCAAGAGCGGCAGGCGCCGTTGCCGGATATGGCCGGGTGACCGCTCCTATCTCCGGCGTGGTGGTATCGAAACAGGCGGAGGCCGGGCAAACCGTCTTTCCGGGAACCCCGCTTCTGACCGTGGAGGGGGAGAGCGGGTTCCGCCTCGAAGTTGCCGCGCCGGAAGGGCTGCTCGGCAAGGTGAAGCAGGGAGACCGGGTGCCGGTGTCGGTCGAGGGGGTCCAAGCGGTGGGGACCGTCTCCGAGGTGGTGCCCGTAGTCGACCCAGCCAGCCGCACCTTCACCGTAAAGCTTGACCTTTCGACCGGTGCGCTTCGCTCCGGCAGTTACGGCAAGGCGTTTTTCAAGACAGGTTCCCGGCAGGGAGTAGCCGTTCCCGCCCAAGCCGTGGTGGAGCGGGGCTCGCTCACCTCCGTGTGGGCCGTATCCCCGGAAGGGATAGCGAGGCTCAGGTTGATCCGGCTGGGGAGGAACCTGAACGGCCGGGTCGAGGTGATCTCCGGGCTTGCCGCCGGCGAAAAGGTGGTCACCCAGGGCACGGAGCGCCTGGTGGACGGCGCCAAGGTGCAGTGA